The following are encoded together in the Oxyura jamaicensis isolate SHBP4307 breed ruddy duck unplaced genomic scaffold, BPBGC_Ojam_1.0 oxyUn_random_OJ172, whole genome shotgun sequence genome:
- the FAU gene encoding ubiquitin-like protein fubi and ribosomal protein S30, whose translation MQLFVHAQSLHAIEVSGAETVAQIKARIAALEAIAPEDQVLLFRGSPLQDEAVLEQSDIPEFSTLDVTARLLGGKVHGSLARAGKVRGQTPKVAKQEKKKKKTGRAKRRMQYNRRFVNVVPTFGKKKGPNANS comes from the exons ATGCAGCTCTTTGTCCATGCCCAGTCCCTCCACGCCATTGAGGTCTCCGGCGCTGAGACCGTTGCCCAAATCAAG GCAAGGATCGCGGCGCTCGAGGCCATCGCCCCCGAGGACCAGGTGCTGCTCTTCAGGGGAAGCCCGCTGCAGGATGAGgccgtgctggagcagagcgACATCCCTGAATTTTCCACCCTTGACGTCACTGCGCGGCTGCTGGGGG GTAAAGTCCACGGTTCGCTCGCCCGTGCTGGCAAAGTGAGGGGCCAGACCCCCAAG gtGGCGAagcaggagaagaagaagaagaagactGGGCGCGCCAAGCGGCGCATGCAGTACAACCGGCGCTTCGTCAACGTCGTCCCCACCTTCGGCAAGAAAAAGGGCCCCAACGCCAActcctag